One Trichosurus vulpecula isolate mTriVul1 chromosome 7, mTriVul1.pri, whole genome shotgun sequence genomic region harbors:
- the LOC118856917 gene encoding keratin-associated protein 10-3-like translates to MADTCFSGPCVPTSSAISVCSSDVSCGSNICLPGSDTGSSWQLDDCPETCCEPSSCGPCCTPASCVTLVCRPVCCMPATCQPACEPSTCQYVCTSSGSPSCCQQSCSQGPSCAASPCAAQSCSCVPLCCKPSRYITLPVCCKPSCCVTTACCPASSCCQPSCCRPASCVSLICRPVCRPATCCVPLSCRPSCCTTTSSSSCCCAPSCCPAPTYCRPSSSVSLLCQPTCCKPTCCTTTCGQKLCC, encoded by the coding sequence ATGGCAGACACCTGTTTTTCTGGGCCCTGTGTTCCCACATCCTCAGCCATCTCCGTCTGCTCCAGtgatgtgagctgtggcagcaaCATCTGTCTGCCCGGTTCTGACACAGGCTCCTCCTGGCAGCTGGATGACTGCCCAGAGACCTGTTGTGAGCCCAGCAGCTGCGGCCCATGCTGCACACCAGcctcctgtgtgaccctggtgtgCCGCCCAGTCTGTTGCATGCCCGCCACCTGCCAGCCAGCCTGTGAACCCAGCACCTGCCAGTATGTCTGTACCTCCTCCGGCTCTCCATCATGCTGCCAGCAGTCCTGCAGCCAAGGCCCTAGCTGTGCTGCCTCTCCCTGTGCTGCACAGTCCTGCTCCTGTGTCCCACTCTGCTGCAAGCCCAGCCGCTACATCACCCTGCCTGTATGCTGCAAGCCGAGCTGCTGTGTGACCACAGCCTGTTGTCCAGCCTCCTCCTGCTGCCAACCCAGCTGCTGCCGCCCTGCCTCCTGTGTGTCCCTCATCTGCAGACCCGTGTGCAGACCAGCCACCTGCTGTGTGCCTCTCTCCTGCAGACCCTCCTGCTGCACCACcacatcctcctcctcttgctgCTGTGCACCCTCCTGCTGTCCAGCCCCCACCTACTGCCGCCCTTCCTCCTCTGTGTCCCTTCTCTGCCAGCCCACCTGCTGCAAACCCACCTGCTGCACTACCACCTGTGGCCAAAAACTTTGCTGTTGA
- the LOC118857281 gene encoding keratin-associated protein 10-3-like, which produces MADTCFSGPCVPTSSAISVCSSDVSCGSNICLPSSCTGSSWQLDDCPETCCEPSCCAPCCCPAPCCTPASCVTLVCRPVCCVPATCQLACEPSTCQYVCTFSCSPSCCQQSSCQATSCAGPPCAAQSCSCVPLCCKPSCYITLPVCYKPSCSVATACCPASSCCQPSCCHPASCVSLICRPVCSPATCCVPLSYRPSCCTTTSSSSCCCAPPYCPAPTCLRPSSSVSLICRPTCCTTSCGQKSCC; this is translated from the coding sequence atggcAGACACCTGTTTTTCTGGGCCCTGTGTTCCTACATCCTCAGCCATCTCCGTCTGCTCCAGtgatgtgagctgtggcagcaaCATCTGCCTGCCCAGTTCATGCACAGGCTCCTCCTGGCAGCTAGACGACTGCCCAGAGACCTGTTGTGAGCCCAGCTGCTGTGCCCCCTGCTGCTGCCCAGCCCCATGCTGCACACCAGCTTCCTGCGTGACCCTGGTGTGCCGCCCAGTCTGCTGTGTGCCCGCCACCTGCCAGCTAGCCTGTGAACCCAGCACCTGCCAGTATGTCTGCACCTTCTCTTGCTCTCCATCATGCTGCCAGCAGTCCAGCTGCCAAGCAACTAGCTGTGCTGGCCCTCCCTGTGCTGCACAGTCCTGCTCCTGTGTCCCACTCTGCTGCAAGCCCAGCTGCTACATCACCCTGCCTGTGTGCTACAAACCCAGCTGCTCTGTGGCCACAGCCTGTTGTCCAGCCTCCTCCTGCTGCCAGCCCAGCTGCTGCCACCCTGCCTCCTGTGTGTCCCTCATCTGCAGGCCCGTGTGTAGCCCAGCCACTTGCTGTGTGCCTCTCTCCTACAGACCCTCTTGCTGTACCACAACATCTTCCTCCTCTTGCTGCTGTGCACCCCCCTACTGTCCAGCCCCTACCTGCTTGCGCCCTTCCTCCTCTGTGTCCCTAATCTGCCGGCCCACCTGCTGCACTACCAGCTGTGGCCAAAAATCTTGCTGTTGA